In Shouchella patagoniensis, the following are encoded in one genomic region:
- a CDS encoding DUF4385 domain-containing protein, with translation MGFYDDIDTDTDFRKEPHKYRVSRGEQGALMIEPYKSEILPHWQFKTAAIAEKSSEEIFELYCKYKEDDNFVGMDMARKFLQMGYTRARRYANYPGGKKYNKNGAVNEREIDKEKAKSASIFEKKWILVREDKTYLKKKKAHQRMFG, from the coding sequence ATGGGCTTTTATGATGATATTGATACCGACACTGATTTCCGTAAGGAACCTCATAAATACCGAGTTAGTAGAGGTGAGCAAGGGGCGCTAATGATCGAACCGTATAAAAGTGAAATTCTACCCCACTGGCAATTTAAAACTGCAGCAATTGCAGAAAAGTCGTCTGAAGAAATTTTTGAATTGTATTGTAAATATAAAGAGGATGACAATTTTGTCGGAATGGATATGGCTCGAAAATTTTTGCAGATGGGCTATACTCGCGCAAGACGTTATGCAAACTATCCTGGCGGAAAGAAATATAATAAAAATGGAGCTGTGAATGAGCGTGAAATTGATAAAGAAAAAGCTAAATCTGCTTCAATTTTTGAGAAAAAGTGGATTTTAGTTCGGGAAGACAAAACCTATTTAAAAAAGAAAAAAGCGCATCAGCGCATGTTCGGCTGA
- a CDS encoding uracil-DNA glycosylase → MIDTELVKCCVERLKSYPCEGFLLGGGNSKADLLFVGEAPGRDELTTQKPFTGKAGASLNEYLSELALTRDDIYVTSTVRSRPYKHDDKSKLKPIKQRANRTPTQKEVLAHAPLLDETIAIMKPKVIVTLGAIALKRLTGNELSLKNVHGQAFCTQLLKLPSLEANRLERIGEKHVLFPTFHPAAVFYNPSLKRVIRMDMLALKELLTFQGVYQPNMR, encoded by the coding sequence ATGATAGATACAGAATTAGTTAAGTGTTGCGTAGAGCGACTTAAGTCATACCCTTGTGAAGGTTTTTTACTTGGGGGAGGGAATAGCAAAGCTGATCTTTTATTTGTTGGAGAAGCTCCAGGTAGAGATGAGCTAACTACGCAGAAACCTTTCACTGGTAAAGCGGGGGCGAGCTTAAATGAGTACTTATCAGAGTTGGCATTAACGAGAGACGATATTTACGTAACAAGTACAGTCAGAAGTCGCCCCTATAAGCATGACGATAAAAGCAAGCTCAAACCTATTAAGCAAAGAGCGAATCGAACACCTACGCAAAAAGAAGTACTCGCTCATGCCCCTTTACTAGACGAAACGATTGCAATTATGAAGCCAAAGGTAATTGTTACGCTAGGTGCAATTGCGTTAAAGCGACTAACTGGTAACGAATTATCTCTTAAGAACGTTCATGGGCAAGCTTTTTGTACACAATTATTAAAATTACCATCATTAGAAGCAAATAGATTGGAGCGGATTGGGGAAAAGCATGTATTGTTTCCAACGTTCCATCCAGCAGCTGTTTTTTATAATCCATCATTAAAGAGAGTTATTAGAATGGATATGTTAGCTTTAAAAGAGCTACTAACATTTCAAGGGGTGTATCAGCCGAACATGCGCTGA